Proteins encoded in a region of the Vitis riparia cultivar Riparia Gloire de Montpellier isolate 1030 chromosome 7, EGFV_Vit.rip_1.0, whole genome shotgun sequence genome:
- the LOC117918190 gene encoding uncharacterized protein LOC117918190: protein MEDEKFFACWERFREIVAACPHHGFDNWMLVSYFYEGMAPPMKQLLETMCGGDFMNKNPDEAFQFLDYVAEVSRSWDEPIVKEPSRDRTMNRARASGVYTLPEGLDVQAKLATVMRRLDDLESKGVQEVQIVNDGVTQICLICKSTEHGVQSCPTLPAVQDMFTEQANALGTYKQYSSNSPYSNTYNPGWRNHQNLSWMGGNNGQFQQQGNRFQGNQTSGQQGFQPQGMPSQNFQQQHQTSSSNSSLEDMMREFIQKQDKRNEDQNRINAQTSQELVDIRTTLSQLAVSLSQEKGKFPAQPQKNPRGVNEVSEVQKEDCNAVITLRNGKEYEGPKLPVS, encoded by the coding sequence ATGgaggatgagaaattttttgcaTGTTGGGAAAGATTCAGGGAGATTGTTGCAGCATGCCCCCATCATGGATTTGACAACTGGATGCTAGTTTCGTATTTCTATGAAGGCATGGCACCACCAATGAAACAACTTctcgagactatgtgtggaggagatttcatgaataaaaacccCGATGAAGCATTTCAATTCCTTGATTATGTTGCTGAGGTATCTAGAAGTTGGGATGAACCAATTGTCAAGGAACCATCTAGAGATAGAACAATGAACAGAGCAAGAGCTAGTGGAGTGTATACCTTACCAGAGGGTTTAGATGTCCAAGCAAAGTTAGCAACCGTTATGAGAAGGTTGGATGATTTGGAATCCAAGGGAGTTCAAGAGGTACAAATAGTCAATGATGGGGTAACTCAAATATGCTTGATATGTAAGTCTACGGAACATGGTGTGCAATCTTGTCCTACTCTACCTGCAGTGCAAGATATGTTTACGGAGCAAGCCAATGCCTTAGGGACATACAAGCAATATTCTAGCAACTCTCCATATTCCAATACTTATAATCCAGGTTGGAGGAATCATCAAAATCTATCATGGATGGGAGGTAACAATGGCCAGTTTCAACAGCAAGGAAATCGATTTCAGGGTAATCAGACTAGTGGGCAGCAAGGTTTTCAACCACAAGGTATGCCATCTCAGAATTTTCAACAGCAACATCAAACCTCATCATCTAACTCAAGCCTGGAAGACATGATGAGAGAGTTTATACAGAAGCAAGACAAGCGTAATGAAGATCAAAATAGGATAAATGCTCAAACATCTCAAGAACTAGTAGATATTCGAACCACTTTGAGCCAACTTGCTGTAAGTTTAtctcaagagaaaggaaaattcccAGCTCAACCACAGAAAAATCCGAGAGGAGTAAATGAAGTTTCTGAAGTGCAAAAGGAAGATTGCAATGCAGTTATCACACTCAGAAATGGGAAAGAATATGAAGGGCCCAAGTTACCTGTAAGTTAA